One genomic region from Jilunia laotingensis encodes:
- a CDS encoding DUF4847 domain-containing protein, which produces MRNVSIHKWIICLLLFIPVISGCNNSDDVQEIFTGKTWRMTFIAKDKEHRWYPFPGVSEGVINSYISGTRSFSITFTGSTSDNVIAGNFIGTGSVTMDGNWSANGETNAFSTSISKSSVKDSKDTLGKYIIAAIKKSTSYLGDENNLYLYYKDGNETFFIAFKPEI; this is translated from the coding sequence ATGAGAAACGTATCGATTCATAAATGGATTATCTGCCTGTTACTTTTCATTCCGGTTATAAGCGGATGCAACAATTCAGATGATGTGCAGGAAATATTTACGGGAAAAACCTGGAGAATGACTTTCATCGCCAAGGACAAGGAACACAGGTGGTATCCATTCCCCGGAGTCAGTGAAGGTGTTATAAATTCGTATATCTCAGGGACAAGATCTTTCAGTATCACATTTACCGGCAGCACATCCGATAATGTCATTGCCGGCAACTTTATTGGTACCGGATCTGTCACAATGGATGGGAACTGGAGTGCTAATGGAGAAACGAATGCATTTTCTACATCAATCAGCAAAAGCTCCGTCAAAGATTCAAAAGATACACTTGGAAAATACATCATCGCAGCCATAAAAAAATCGACTTCTTACCTAGGTGACGAAAATAACCTGTATCTTTACTATAAAGATGGTAATGAGACCTTTTTCATTGCATTTAAACCTGAAATATAA
- a CDS encoding dCMP deaminase family protein yields the protein MDKQYELDKRYIRMASIWSENSYCQRRKVGALIVKDKMIISDGYNGTPSGFENICEDENNVTKPYVLHAEANAITKIARSNNSSDGATMYVTASPCIECAKLIIQAGIKRVVYSEHYRLEDGIELLKRAGIEVIFVATDDEKQTVANRENNQ from the coding sequence ATGGATAAACAATACGAATTAGATAAACGTTATATTCGGATGGCCAGCATCTGGTCTGAAAATTCATATTGCCAGCGCCGAAAAGTAGGTGCCCTCATTGTAAAAGACAAAATGATCATTTCGGACGGGTATAACGGCACTCCTTCTGGCTTCGAAAACATCTGTGAGGATGAAAACAATGTGACGAAGCCCTATGTACTCCATGCCGAAGCTAACGCCATAACAAAAATAGCACGTTCAAACAATAGCAGCGACGGGGCTACCATGTATGTTACCGCCTCACCTTGCATTGAATGTGCCAAACTAATCATCCAAGCTGGAATCAAACGTGTGGTTTATTCCGAACACTACCGTTTGGAAGACGGCATCGAGTTGTTGAAAAGAGCAGGCATCGAAGTTATTTTCGTTGCGACGGATGACGAGAAGCAAACTGTTGCCAATAGAGAGAATAATCAATAA
- a CDS encoding S41 family peptidase, translating to MSTKNSSRFTPVIIAVSIVVGILIGTFYAKHFAGNRLGIINGSSNKLNALLRIVDDQYVDTVNMTDLVEKAMPQILAELDPHSTYIPAQNLEEVNSELEGSFSGIGIQFTIQNDTIHVNSVISGGPSEKVGLMAGDRIVMVDDSLFVGKVVTNENAMHKLKGPKGSQVKLGIKRATEKDLLDFTITRGDIPQNSIDAAYMLTDDFGYIQISKFGRTTHVELLNALAQLNHKDCKGIIIDLRGNTGGYMEAATRMVNEFLPEGKLIVYAEGRKYKRLDEFANGTGSCQKLPLVVLVDEGSASASEIFTGAIQDNDRGTIVGRRSFGKGLVQQPIDFSDGSAIRLTIARYYTPSGRCIQRPYENGKDRNYEMDLYNRYAHGEFFSRDSIKMDESQRYSTSLGRPVYGGGGIMPDVFVPQDTTGVSSYLTEVLNKGLTILFTFQYTDNNREKLSKYDTEESLLNYLRRQGLVEQFVRFAESKGVKRRNILIQKSYKLLEKNIYGNIIYNMLGKEDYIKYLNQSDPTVKKGLEILEKGEAFPKAPEIAEEPVTEKKNEGKKKRTAQADCSRENEILRLYA from the coding sequence ATGAGTACAAAAAACTCTTCCCGCTTTACCCCCGTCATTATTGCTGTGAGCATTGTCGTAGGAATACTCATAGGAACATTTTATGCCAAACACTTTGCCGGGAATCGTCTGGGAATTATCAATGGCTCATCCAACAAGCTGAATGCTCTGTTACGGATCGTCGATGACCAATATGTGGATACGGTCAATATGACCGATCTCGTGGAAAAAGCCATGCCGCAGATTCTGGCGGAACTCGACCCGCATTCTACTTATATCCCGGCACAGAACCTGGAAGAAGTAAATTCAGAACTAGAAGGTAGTTTCAGCGGCATCGGTATCCAGTTTACCATACAGAATGACACGATACATGTCAACTCAGTAATTTCGGGCGGTCCGTCGGAAAAGGTGGGATTGATGGCAGGAGACCGTATCGTGATGGTGGACGACAGCCTGTTTGTGGGGAAAGTAGTTACCAACGAAAATGCGATGCATAAGCTGAAAGGTCCCAAAGGTAGTCAGGTAAAACTCGGCATCAAACGTGCTACGGAAAAAGATTTATTGGACTTTACTATCACTCGTGGAGACATCCCGCAAAATTCAATCGATGCAGCGTATATGCTGACCGATGACTTCGGATATATACAAATCAGTAAATTCGGAAGAACCACTCATGTGGAATTGCTCAACGCATTGGCTCAACTCAATCATAAAGATTGCAAAGGAATCATTATCGACCTTCGCGGCAACACAGGAGGATATATGGAAGCTGCTACTCGCATGGTCAATGAATTTCTGCCTGAAGGCAAATTGATCGTTTATGCCGAAGGACGCAAATACAAACGTTTGGATGAATTTGCCAATGGCACAGGCAGTTGCCAAAAACTTCCATTAGTAGTTCTTGTGGATGAAGGTTCAGCGTCCGCCAGTGAAATCTTTACCGGAGCCATCCAGGACAATGACCGTGGAACCATTGTGGGACGGCGTTCGTTCGGTAAAGGGCTGGTACAACAGCCCATCGATTTCAGTGACGGGTCTGCTATCCGCTTAACGATTGCCCGCTACTACACCCCATCCGGACGTTGCATTCAGCGACCATATGAAAACGGGAAAGACCGTAATTACGAGATGGACTTGTATAACCGTTATGCGCACGGAGAGTTTTTCTCACGTGACAGCATTAAGATGGATGAATCTCAACGATATTCAACCAGTTTGGGACGTCCGGTTTATGGCGGTGGCGGTATCATGCCCGATGTATTCGTGCCACAGGATACAACCGGAGTTAGTTCTTACCTGACGGAAGTTCTGAATAAAGGTTTAACAATCCTATTCACTTTCCAGTATACTGATAATAATCGTGAGAAGCTCAGCAAATACGACACGGAAGAGTCGTTACTCAATTATCTGCGTCGTCAAGGTTTAGTAGAACAATTCGTTCGTTTTGCCGAAAGCAAAGGAGTCAAAAGAAGAAATATCCTGATTCAGAAATCATACAAGCTGTTAGAAAAGAATATTTATGGAAATATCATTTATAACATGCTTGGAAAAGAAGACTATATTAAATATTTAAACCAGTCCGACCCAACCGTAAAGAAAGGACTGGAAATACTTGAAAAAGGCGAAGCTTTTCCAAAAGCTCCTGAGATAGCCGAAGAACCGGTAACAGAAAAGAAAAATGAAGGAAAGAAAAAAAGAACTGCGCAAGCAGATTGCTCAAGAGAAAACGAGATATTGCGACTCTACGCTTAA
- a CDS encoding 5-formyltetrahydrofolate cyclo-ligase: MKERKKELRKQIAQEKTRYCDSTLKELSAIVLDRLEKHPKFQEAKTILLYHSLKDEVQTHSFIEKWSGEKRIILPVVVGDELELRSYTGPADLAIGAYGIAEPTGDIFTDYASIDLVIVPGVAFDMNGHRLGRGKGYYDKLLPKIQAHKIGICFPFQLIDEVPAEPFDICMNAVIAK, translated from the coding sequence ATGAAGGAAAGAAAAAAAGAACTGCGCAAGCAGATTGCTCAAGAGAAAACGAGATATTGCGACTCTACGCTTAAAGAGCTTTCTGCTATTGTCCTGGACAGACTGGAGAAACATCCGAAATTCCAGGAAGCAAAGACCATATTGCTCTACCATTCTTTGAAGGATGAGGTTCAGACCCATTCCTTCATTGAAAAGTGGAGTGGTGAAAAGAGAATCATACTGCCGGTTGTTGTGGGCGACGAGTTGGAGTTACGATCATATACAGGTCCTGCCGATTTAGCCATTGGCGCATACGGCATTGCCGAACCTACCGGAGATATTTTCACCGATTACGCTTCGATCGATTTGGTTATCGTGCCGGGAGTCGCTTTCGACATGAACGGTCACCGCCTGGGTAGAGGCAAAGGATATTACGACAAACTATTACCTAAAATACAGGCTCATAAAATAGGCATATGCTTTCCATTCCAGTTAATAGACGAAGTACCGGCAGAACCTTTTGACATCTGTATGAATGCAGTCATTGCTAAATGA
- a CDS encoding histidinol-phosphatase, whose protein sequence is MKTNYHTHTARCHHATGSDEEFVLSAIKGGYQELGFSDHSPWKYRTDYVSDIRMTPEEFPEYVCSIRELQAKYKDQIKISLGLECEYFPEYIHWLKELAKEYKLDFIIFGNHHFHSDEKFPYFGHNTTTVDMLELYEESSIEGMESGLYAYLAHPDLFMRSYPVFDRHCKSVSRHICRAAARLNIPLEYNIGMMDHNQAFGKLTYPHPEFWQIAANEGCTAIIGVDAHDVKALEYSGYYDNACEELKRLKIKTMDTIPFR, encoded by the coding sequence ATGAAAACTAATTATCACACTCACACTGCCCGCTGTCACCACGCAACAGGCAGTGATGAAGAGTTCGTTTTAAGTGCTATCAAAGGTGGTTATCAGGAACTCGGTTTCTCCGACCATAGTCCTTGGAAATATCGCACGGATTATGTTTCAGACATTCGAATGACTCCTGAAGAATTCCCGGAATACGTCTGCAGTATTCGTGAACTCCAGGCAAAATACAAGGATCAGATAAAAATCAGCCTGGGACTGGAATGCGAATACTTTCCGGAATATATCCATTGGCTGAAAGAATTGGCAAAGGAATACAAGCTCGACTTCATCATCTTCGGCAATCATCATTTCCATTCCGATGAAAAATTTCCCTACTTCGGCCATAACACTACAACCGTGGACATGCTGGAATTGTATGAAGAGAGTTCCATAGAAGGAATGGAAAGCGGTCTATATGCCTACTTGGCACACCCCGACCTTTTCATGCGTTCCTATCCCGTATTCGACCGACATTGCAAATCGGTCAGCAGGCATATCTGCCGAGCGGCAGCACGCCTCAACATTCCATTGGAATATAATATAGGTATGATGGATCACAACCAAGCTTTTGGGAAATTAACCTATCCCCACCCTGAGTTCTGGCAGATAGCCGCCAATGAAGGATGTACGGCAATCATAGGAGTAGATGCACACGATGTAAAGGCGCTGGAATACTCCGGTTATTATGATAATGCGTGTGAAGAATTGAAACGACTAAAGATTAAAACGATGGATACGATTCCTTTTAGGTAG
- a CDS encoding DUF721 domain-containing protein, whose amino-acid sequence MKRNDAEPIGKLIQQFFRQESLESPLNEQRLLDAWPQILGPTISSYTRDLYIKNQTLFVHLTSAALRQELMMARERLVRSLNQKVGATVITNIIFR is encoded by the coding sequence ATGAAAAGAAACGATGCCGAACCGATAGGGAAGTTAATTCAGCAGTTCTTTCGACAGGAGAGTTTGGAATCCCCACTGAACGAACAGCGTTTATTGGATGCGTGGCCTCAGATATTGGGGCCTACGATTTCATCCTATACGCGCGATCTTTATATAAAGAACCAGACCCTTTTTGTGCATCTCACTTCCGCGGCACTACGTCAGGAATTAATGATGGCGCGTGAAAGATTGGTGCGTAGTTTGAATCAGAAAGTTGGGGCTACGGTGATTACCAATATTATATTCAGATGA
- the recF gene encoding DNA replication/repair protein RecF (All proteins in this family for which functions are known are DNA-binding proteins that assist the filamentation of RecA onto DNA for the initiation of recombination or recombinational repair.): protein MILKRISVLNYKNLEQVELNFSAKLNCFFGQNGMGKTNLLDAVYFLSFCKSAGNPIDSQNIRHDQDFFVIQGFYEASDGTPEEIYCGMKRRSKKQFKRNKKEYGRLSDHIGFLPLVMVSPADSELIAGGSDERRRFMDVVISQYDKEYLEALIRYNKALLQRNTLLKSEVPVEEDLFLIWEEAMAQAGEVVYRKREAFIREFIPIFQSFYSFISQDKEQVGLSYDSHARDASLLEVLKGSRERDKIMGFSLKGVHKDELNMLLGEFPIKREGSQGQNKTYLVALKLAQFDFLKRTGSAVPLLLLDDIFDKLDASRVEQIVKLVAGDSFGQIFITDTNREHLDRILYNVGSDYKMFRVEKGEICETKESEI, encoded by the coding sequence ATGATACTGAAACGTATATCCGTACTGAACTATAAAAATCTGGAGCAGGTTGAACTGAATTTTTCTGCTAAGTTGAATTGCTTTTTCGGGCAAAACGGAATGGGAAAGACAAATCTTTTGGATGCCGTATACTTTCTGTCTTTCTGCAAGAGTGCCGGCAACCCTATCGATTCGCAAAATATCCGGCATGATCAGGACTTTTTTGTGATACAGGGGTTTTATGAAGCGTCCGACGGAACCCCGGAAGAGATTTATTGCGGTATGAAAAGACGTTCGAAGAAACAATTCAAGCGAAATAAGAAAGAATATGGCCGTTTGTCCGATCACATCGGCTTTTTACCGTTGGTTATGGTTTCTCCCGCTGATTCCGAGTTGATTGCCGGAGGTAGTGACGAACGTCGCCGTTTCATGGATGTGGTTATTTCACAGTACGATAAGGAGTATTTGGAGGCATTGATTCGTTATAATAAAGCATTATTGCAACGTAATACTTTATTGAAAAGCGAAGTTCCCGTGGAAGAAGATCTTTTTTTGATTTGGGAAGAAGCTATGGCTCAGGCGGGGGAAGTGGTCTACAGGAAACGGGAGGCGTTTATCCGTGAGTTTATTCCGATATTTCAGTCTTTTTATTCTTTTATATCTCAGGATAAAGAACAGGTGGGACTGTCATATGATTCGCATGCCCGGGATGCTTCATTGCTGGAAGTACTAAAGGGAAGCAGGGAGCGCGATAAAATCATGGGTTTCTCTTTGAAGGGGGTTCATAAAGATGAGTTAAACATGCTTTTAGGCGAGTTCCCAATCAAAAGGGAGGGATCGCAAGGTCAGAACAAGACTTATCTGGTAGCTTTGAAATTGGCACAGTTCGATTTTCTTAAACGGACAGGAAGTGCTGTTCCACTGCTGTTGCTCGATGATATCTTTGATAAATTGGATGCTTCGCGGGTGGAACAGATCGTGAAACTGGTAGCAGGTGACAGTTTCGGTCAGATTTTCATTACCGATACGAACCGTGAACATTTGGATCGGATTTTGTATAATGTAGGCAGTGATTATAAGATGTTCCGGGTAGAAAAAGGAGAAATCTGCGAAACAAAAGAATCGGAAATATGA
- a CDS encoding tetratricopeptide repeat protein produces MAEQKHHNEAMNVEDALTKSEAFLIKNKKVIIGVVVAVIVVVVGVILYKHLYAEPREEKAQAALFKGQELFEQDQYEKALNGDSIGFVGFLKVADQFSGTKAANLAKAYAGICYAHLNKYDEAIKYLNEFDGADQMVGPAMLAAAGNCYAQLDQLDKAVSSLLKAADKADSNTLSPIYLLQAGEILVKQGKYDDAVKAYTQIKDKYFQSYQAMDIDKYIEQAKLLKK; encoded by the coding sequence ATGGCAGAACAAAAACACCACAATGAAGCAATGAATGTGGAAGATGCACTGACCAAGTCAGAAGCATTTCTTATCAAAAACAAAAAAGTAATCATCGGCGTAGTAGTTGCCGTAATCGTTGTTGTAGTAGGCGTTATATTGTACAAACACCTTTATGCAGAGCCTCGTGAAGAAAAAGCCCAAGCAGCTCTATTCAAAGGACAAGAGCTTTTTGAACAAGACCAATACGAAAAGGCATTAAATGGTGACAGCATCGGTTTCGTCGGTTTTCTGAAAGTAGCCGATCAATTCAGTGGTACCAAAGCTGCAAATCTGGCTAAAGCCTATGCAGGAATCTGCTATGCACACCTCAACAAATATGACGAAGCCATTAAATATCTGAACGAATTCGATGGTGCCGACCAAATGGTAGGTCCTGCCATGCTTGCTGCAGCAGGGAACTGTTATGCACAATTAGATCAGTTGGATAAAGCAGTTTCTTCCTTATTGAAAGCAGCTGACAAAGCCGATAGCAATACTTTGAGTCCTATTTACCTGTTACAAGCCGGTGAAATCTTAGTGAAACAAGGTAAGTATGACGATGCGGTAAAAGCTTATACTCAAATCAAAGATAAATACTTCCAATCTTATCAGGCAATGGATATCGATAAATACATCGAGCAAGCCAAACTGCTGAAGAAATAA
- the ribH gene encoding 6,7-dimethyl-8-ribityllumazine synthase, which translates to MATAYHNLSDYDFTSVPNAEEMKFGIVVSEWNDKITGALLDGAVNTLKKHGAKEENILVKHVPGSFELTFGANQMMENCDVDAIIIIGCVIKGDTPHFDYVCMGVTQGAAQLNATGDIPVIYGLITTNTMEQAEDRAGGKLGNKGDECAITAIKMIDFVWSLNK; encoded by the coding sequence ATGGCAACAGCTTATCACAATTTATCAGATTACGATTTCACCTCTGTCCCCAATGCAGAAGAGATGAAGTTTGGTATTGTTGTTTCTGAGTGGAACGATAAAATCACCGGCGCTCTTTTGGACGGTGCAGTAAATACATTAAAAAAACATGGTGCTAAGGAAGAAAACATTCTGGTAAAACATGTACCCGGAAGTTTCGAATTAACTTTTGGTGCCAATCAAATGATGGAAAATTGCGACGTAGACGCAATTATTATTATAGGATGTGTTATCAAAGGCGATACACCGCATTTTGATTATGTTTGTATGGGAGTAACCCAAGGTGCAGCGCAGCTAAATGCAACTGGCGACATACCAGTTATTTACGGACTTATTACCACCAACACTATGGAACAAGCAGAAGATAGAGCCGGTGGTAAACTCGGTAACAAAGGAGATGAATGTGCAATAACTGCAATAAAAATGATCGATTTTGTTTGGAGTTTAAATAAATAG